CAGGTCGCTGATCGCGCGCATCACGGTGAGCAGCTGCAGGCCGGCGGTGTGGGCCACGAGGAAGCGGGAGGTCACCTCGCCCTGCACCGGGAGCGGCTCGACGGCCAGCGAGACGATGAGCGAGCGCAGCTGCTCGTGCTCGGCCGCCGCCGTCATCCGGTGGACCCAGTCCCCGGCCGCGTCGCCCTCGGCGGTCGCCTTCTCGACGGCGGTGAACACGGCGGCGTAGGCGGGGTGGGTGAAGTCGGCGACGGTGAGCCCGTCCCAGTCCGGTGGGAACAGCCCGGGGACCTGGATCAGGAGCTTGGTCGTGGCCCGCTCGAGGGCCAGCAACCGGTCGTGCGGGTCCGGCAACCGGGCTTCCGGTGCCGGGCGGCGCTCGGGCTGCTCGGACGCCGGGTCGGACGCGGGCGCGGTCGACGGCTCCGGCGCCCGACGGCTGGAGCGGTTGGCGGCCCGGACCACCTCACCGCGGACCTCCTCGACGTCCATCCCCAGCAGGCCCGCGAGCTCGCGGGCGTAGCCGGTGACGAGGGAGGCGTCGCGGATGCTCGCCACCAGCGGCGCCGCCGCCCGCAGCGCGGCCAGCCGGCCGTCGGCCCGGTCCAGGTCGTGCTGGGTCAGCACGTTGGTCATCACGAACCGGTAGAGCGGCACCCGCCGGGCCACCAGCTCGCGCACCGCGGCCTCACCGTGCTGGAGCCGCAGGTCGCACGGGTCGAGGCCGGTCGGCTCGATGGCGACGTAGGTCTGCGCGAGGAAGTTCTGGTCCCCGCTGAACACCTTGAGCGCAGCCGCCTGACCGGCGGCGTCACCGTCGAAGGTGAAGATCACCTCGCCGTGGAAGGCGTCGTGGTCGCCCATCAGCCGGCGGAGCAGCCGGGCGTGGTCGTCGCCGAAGGCCGTCCCGCAGGAGGCGACGGCGGTGTCGACGCCGGACAGGTGCGCGGCCATCACGTCGGTGTAGCCCTCCACCACGACGGCCTGGCTCTTGTGCCCGATCGGCTTGCGCGCCAGGTCGAGCCCGTAGAGCACGTGCGACTTCTTGTAGAGCGGCGTCTCGGGGGTGTTGAGGTACTTGGCGGGCATCCGGTCGTCGTCGAACAGCTTGCGGGCCCCGAACCCGATGACCTGCTTCCCGGAGTCGCGGATCGGCCACAGCAGCCGGCTCTGGAAGAAGTCGTACCCGGCCTCGCGGACCAGCCCGCCGGTGACCAGCTCCTTGTCGCTGAAGCCGCGGCCGCGCAGGTGCTGGGCCAGCACCCGGCCACCGCGCGGGGCGAAGCCCACCCCGAACAGCTCGGCCGCCGCCCGGTCGAAGCCCCGCTGGGCGAGGAACTGCCGACCCGCGAGGGCGTCCGGGGTGGCGAGCTGCTCGGCGAAGAACTCCGCGGCAGCGCGGTGGGCCTCCATCAGCCGCGAGCGCAGCCCGGGCTCGGGCCGGGGGCCGGAGTCCTCGGTGTAGCGGAGCTGGATGCCCACCCGGTCGGCCAGCCGCTCGATCGACTCCGCGAAGCTCAGGTTGTCGATCTTCTGCATGAAGGTGATGACGTCGCCGCCCTCGCCGCAGCCGAAGCAGTAGTAGAAGCCGCGGGACGGCGTCACCTGGAAGCTGGGGGTCTTCTCGTCGTGGAAGGGGCACAGGCCCTTCAGGGACCCGCCGCCCGCGTTCCGCAGGGCGACGTAGGAGCCGATGACCTCGTCGATCCGGGCTCGTTCACGGACGGTGGCGATGTCGTCGTCGTTGATCCGGCCCGCCACGGTCCCCGAGTTTACGCGCCGGGAACGGTGCCGGCGCCCGCGTAGTCTCGGCCTGTGCACGACGCCCCCGGACCGTCCACCGCTCCCGTCGGCCGGGACCGTCCCTGGCTGGTCTTCGACGGTGACTGCGCCTTCTGCACCAGCAGCGCCAGCTGGGTCGCCGAGCGGTTGCACCGCCCGGGCGGCCCCGACGCCCACCTCGTCCCCTGGCAGTTCACCGACCTCGCCGCCCTGGGCGCCACGCCCGAGCGTGCGCAGACCGAGGTGCTGTGGGTGGAACCCGACGGCCGGGTGATCGGCGGGGCGGCGGCCTTCGCGGCCTGGCTGCGCTTCCGGGGCGGCCCCTACGGCGTCGCCGGCCGGGCCATGGGCCTGCCGGGCGTCCGCTCAGTCGCGGCGCGCGTCTACCGGCTGGTCGCCCGGAACCGGGACACGATGCCCGGTGGCACCCCCGCCTGCGCCCTGCCCGCGGCGGACCGCACGCCGACGGCGCCACCCGACCACGAGGCGACGTCGGTCCCACCAGCCGGGTAGCCGCTCCAGCGGGGCGAAGGCCAGCCAGCAGACCAGCGTCGGCGCGAAGTGGATGTACAGGATCGCCGCCGTGAAGACGTGGAAGCCCAGCCAGAACAGCGCCGCCAGCAGCAGGGCCCGGCCGCGGAGCCAGAGCACCACGAGGGACGTCAGCTCGGCCAGGAAGGCGAACCACTGCATGGTCCGGAGCAGCCCCGGGAACGGCAGCAGGAACTGGCCGAGGCCGTGCGGGCGGCGGACGATCGCCCAGGTGAGGATGAAGCTGTTGGGCCAGGAGGCGAGGCTCCAGTCACCGCTGCGGATCTTCGTCAGCGCCGACAGGAAGTAGGTGCTGATCACCGCGATCTGCACCGACTTGAGCACCCAGCCCGCCTGCCGGGAGGCGTCGCTGCTCCGCCAGCGGTCCCGCACCACCCCGACGGTGGGGAGCAGCCAGAGCGCGACGACGAAGGCCAGGTGGTCGTGGTCGACCTTGCCGTAGCTCATCCCGATCGCCGTCCACCAGGTGAAGGCGGCCGCGAGGACGAGGCCCGCCAGCCGCGGCAGCCGGTTCGCGGCGGCCACCAGCGAGCCGACGACCAGCACCGCGTAGAGCGTCGTCGTGATCGCGGGGCTCGGCGGCGGCAGGAGGAACAGCCGCTCGAGCAGCAGCGGCCGGTAGAGGTCCGGCTGGCGGCTCAGCGGGATCGGGTCGGCGACGAGGAGGTGGATGTCGACGAGGACGAAGAGGTAGACCACCGTCCGGAGCACCGCGATCCGGGCGTCGGGCACGAGGGGCGCGAACCAGCCGGCGACGCGGCTCGGCACGGTCACCGGGGCACGGTCCAGGTGGCCAGCTCCCGGCGGCCGGAGCCGGTCGGGCGGCCCCGCGACAGCTCCGTGACGTCCTGGACCAGCCAGACCTGCTGCACGGCCGGCTCGGCGGGGTGGCGGCTGCTCCAGCCCTCGACGACGCCCCGCAGCAGCGACGGGTCGGCGACGATCGCGGGGGTGCGCGCCTCGATCTCGGCGCGGCTGATCCCGGCCGTGCTCACCCGCAGGGGCAGCTCGAGCCGACGGCCGTCCGCCAGGCGGCCCTCGACGCGGGTGATGACGATGGTGTCGTCGGCCGGCGGGGAGAAGGCGTACTGCGACATCGGCCCGAAGGGCCACACGTCGTCGCTCATCCGCAGGGAGCCGTTGACCAGCAGCCCGAGGCCGAGCAGGGCCACCGCGACCCGCCACGCCAGCCCGGCCCGGCTGATCGGGCGGACCGTGGGCGTCACCCGCCCACCACCGGGATGACGTAGGGCCCGTCCGGGATGACGGCGACGGACCGGTCGCCCGTCCGCGCCATGCTGGCGGCGACGGCGGCGGTCAGGTCGTCGACGACGACGACCGCGGTCAGCGCGCGGTCCTCGCGGGGCAGGCCCGTGCTGTAGAGCTCGACCCGGCCGTGCCGCATCGGCTTCAGCTGCATCTCGGTCTGCCACTCGTCGACGTCGGCGAGGTCCTTGCCGGTGATCGAGGCCAGGAAGGCGTCCGGCCCCGCCGCGGCCAGCCGCTGCTGCGCCGCCCGGAACGCGCGCGAGCCCAGCCCCTCCGAGCACTCCGACGCGATGATGAGCGTGCCGCCGGGCGCCAGCACGTCGAGCGGGGTGACCATGCCCTTGACCGTCTGGTAGTAGGTGGCGTCGAGCGGGTGGCCGGCGGCGGACGTCAGCACCGTGCCGAACCGGCGCCCCACCGGCACCCGGACCGACGCGGCCACGACGTCGACGACGGCCTGGTGGCTGGCCACCACCTCACCGAAACCCACGTGCACCAGCCGGCGCTCCTCGTCGACGACGGCGCTCAGCCCGTGGACCTCGCCGAGCATCCGGACGATCTCCAGCTGCTCCTCGTGCAGCGGGTTGCCCTCCAGCGTGCACTGGACCGCGCGGGGGTCCTCCATGAAGCGCGCGGAGTGGAACGTCCGGATCGTCGTGTGGTGCGCGACCCCGGGCGCGATGACCTTGCGGCCGCCCGACCAGCCGGCCATGAAGTGCGGTTCGACCAGCCCGGTGACGATCTTGAGGTCGGCGTCGGCGAAGCGGCGGTCCAGGGAGACGGGTGTGCCCCGGGTGGCGGTGACGCCGAGGGAGCGGTGGGCGGCGTCGTCGCGGGCGTCGTGGTTCTCGAC
The window above is part of the Friedmanniella luteola genome. Proteins encoded here:
- the dnaG gene encoding DNA primase; this translates as MAGRINDDDIATVRERARIDEVIGSYVALRNAGGGSLKGLCPFHDEKTPSFQVTPSRGFYYCFGCGEGGDVITFMQKIDNLSFAESIERLADRVGIQLRYTEDSGPRPEPGLRSRLMEAHRAAAEFFAEQLATPDALAGRQFLAQRGFDRAAAELFGVGFAPRGGRVLAQHLRGRGFSDKELVTGGLVREAGYDFFQSRLLWPIRDSGKQVIGFGARKLFDDDRMPAKYLNTPETPLYKKSHVLYGLDLARKPIGHKSQAVVVEGYTDVMAAHLSGVDTAVASCGTAFGDDHARLLRRLMGDHDAFHGEVIFTFDGDAAGQAAALKVFSGDQNFLAQTYVAIEPTGLDPCDLRLQHGEAAVRELVARRVPLYRFVMTNVLTQHDLDRADGRLAALRAAAPLVASIRDASLVTGYARELAGLLGMDVEEVRGEVVRAANRSSRRAPEPSTAPASDPASEQPERRPAPEARLPDPHDRLLALERATTKLLIQVPGLFPPDWDGLTVADFTHPAYAAVFTAVEKATAEGDAAGDWVHRMTAAAEHEQLRSLIVSLAVEPLPVQGEVTSRFLVAHTAGLQLLTVMRAISDLKSKLQRTNPVEAQQKYNQMFSELVVLEARRKQLQVRSIGALE
- the larA gene encoding nickel-dependent lactate racemase, which produces MTSSLAGSVREVTLAYGRGRLDVTLPPGCEPTVIRQRPLPPLADPAAAVVDALDHPVGSPPLAALARGRRSVCILICDITRPVPNGLFLRPLVEQVTAAGVPLEAVTVLVATGLHRPNLGAELAELVGDPWVLEHVRVENHDARDDAAHRSLGVTATRGTPVSLDRRFADADLKIVTGLVEPHFMAGWSGGRKVIAPGVAHHTTIRTFHSARFMEDPRAVQCTLEGNPLHEEQLEIVRMLGEVHGLSAVVDEERRLVHVGFGEVVASHQAVVDVVAASVRVPVGRRFGTVLTSAAGHPLDATYYQTVKGMVTPLDVLAPGGTLIIASECSEGLGSRAFRAAQQRLAAAGPDAFLASITGKDLADVDEWQTEMQLKPMRHGRVELYSTGLPREDRALTAVVVVDDLTAAVAASMARTGDRSVAVIPDGPYVIPVVGG
- a CDS encoding thiol-disulfide oxidoreductase DCC family protein yields the protein MHDAPGPSTAPVGRDRPWLVFDGDCAFCTSSASWVAERLHRPGGPDAHLVPWQFTDLAALGATPERAQTEVLWVEPDGRVIGGAAAFAAWLRFRGGPYGVAGRAMGLPGVRSVAARVYRLVARNRDTMPGGTPACALPAADRTPTAPPDHEATSVPPAG